Within the Salvia hispanica cultivar TCC Black 2014 chromosome 4, UniMelb_Shisp_WGS_1.0, whole genome shotgun sequence genome, the region TTCTTTACAGCAGCAAATAGTGTGCAAATACAGTGAATGTTGAGCAATTATTGGAGTGAGCAATACACACAGTGGACCTTAGCATAATCACACACAGTTAAATTAGATtaaagatgaagaatccatCTAATTAAGTGAAATAGGGGATAAATCAAAAATTGAGGGACCATTTGACACCAACTTGAAATTATGGGGTGCTGTAGTAATAAGTCTCCCATTCATTAATTTCGTTTAGTCTTTGTCAATTGGATCGAATGTTGCACCAACTATATCCCTAGATTTATGTGCCGAAATTTAACATGCGAATccataaatttcaattttcaacctTAAAAATAACTTAAGTTAAAGCTAGTTCGATACATCTAAGATGAAATATCCCgcatataatattatgtagaaaattcaagatttttaaaaaaatcattgtaTATAGTTAAAATGCGTGGAATGAATCCATGAAATTACCCTTGGTTAAACAAGCATAATGTCGTGGGTTATCTAATCAAGAAAATGGTCAAATGTTAGTATTTGTAATAAATCAAAGCGGTCAgtttttatgttgatatttaatttgtaaatgtatttatttttaataaaaatggtCATAAATATCATGTTACGATATTTGCCtaagaaaagaagagaatcCTTTCAATTGCTTCAAAAGCCCAAATATGAATCATGTTTAATTTAGCAAATTTAACGAGAATGTTGATGTCAAATCCCGTCTTCAACTTGGGAGCAATGGATGCATCTCTCTTGTTGGATGAAGACGTACCCGAGTTCAGCTTCTAGAGGGGGACGAAGTTTTTATATTCCTAgtgcaattattttatattcaatgcgatttatttatattcagtgcgatttatttcatattcaatACACGGGTGTATTTGCTGTTTATGTTCATTGTTTAATAATAGTATCAGTGTTAAAGCATTCTCACAataacacttttttttatcacacaAATACAATGTGATATGCATGTTTTGAAATTGTGAACCTCCTCAACAAAACGCCAATAACACACTTTTATCTTCGTCAATTGCGTGTAATTCGTCAATCAAGTGTAATTTTTCAACTACCCTTAACCGACCAACATtttttactactcctatataaagAATCGAAATAATACATcaaattcttttaaaaaagtGCCCAAATAAATAGCATCGCAGACCTTCACGAATATTATAGACGAACGCATGCATTTAATTGGTAGATTGACATACcgaatcaaaaataaaataaaaagatagatTGATAAAAGAGTCAAATAGATGGTGACACGAATCTAAGTCGATTATATATTAActgtaaataaattgagattgtacaataattaattgtgtagattgtaattatttaatccAATTCTTTAGTCAATGTTCAATTTGTCGCGTAATTCGCCTAGTTtgtttgaaaaagaaaacaaaatgacaaaactaCACTTTGATGATATCACCAATTTTCCAGCCTTTTACATTGGATTATAGATAGAGGCacggagaaaaaaaaatcattattaacaATTGACCAACTTAATTTCAACTATACAACAAGTAGGCGGTTCAAATGAAATCCATATTTGTTTAGAAAAATGTGCTCACCCATAAATGTAGCTAAACGATTTAATTCCTAGAGGAGAGTACATATGTTTTAATCACAGTATTTCATAGTTTGTAGTACGAATTCAAATTTGACAATTATACATTCTAAATTAACCATTGGGCCAAAGTGACCGATGATGAAATGGCGAGTATTTAAATAAACCTTAGTTTTTgacaacaaaaatattcttaataaattaaactatctagaaaataaaaacacctGCTATTTATAAGCGGCTAGAGAACCCAAGAACCCAAAAGgaaatcatatataaaataatattttgtattgaattgttttatactcattttatggtcgaaacacctaactaaaaatattcaattcttaatatcattatgaatataatttacaatttaaattttttattaaaattatatcaattagttattaatttatataattatattattattattttattaattacaactagtttttagtaattataataataatattattacaataattaaatataattataactataactataattaagtatatttgagtgatattaaaaaataaattaattattaatttataacatcaaaataataattttaatattgattaatgataatagtataaagagtgagaagaatgagtgaaaaaaattataatatcacttttggtacttaGTTTTGTATGCCCAAAATAACTTTAATGatacaaatggaaatatgtatttgtttagagggcATTTTGGGGTCAAAATTGCATCgagtaccaaaaatgtgatttatagataccaaaaacgatataaaataaagatcaggtaccatttatgtgcgaaagtgaaagatcaggtaccatttatgtagttcactctaaaacAAAAGGGGGGTGTTATATTGCtgactcataacttaattgctaactacaactaaataatagctattagatattcaaattatgacttagatcattaatccctaaatgtcaatacgatcaacgaaaaacgtcaataagaccatatgattaatttcaaaaaattatcaatagaggtattaatgtcaattaactacctgtttagttataactaacttttaaaagaaatctcaaaactttaaattcagataacatatatcaaattaaagataatttcatgaggattccaacgatattatacatgcatatgttccgacgtcaaaatttgaaaaaaaattcaatttttttttaattttttcgtacaagcaaAAATGTCTAACATACTAtatagagggaacatcttttttggtcacgaactttgccaaggtatcattttaggtccgtaaactttgaaaatatcatttgaggtccatcaactatgagttaatatcatttgaagtatttttttactatttccaagtttttctagacaaaaataccctcaatatctttaagggtatatattcttaataaacttatcatgtacttatattttttataaatatctttacaatatatttttgacgaattttctaaatataatttgaccttcaatattatcacttaattttgtgacatgcaagtaaaattgcttcttcaattttttatattaaaaaattttaaaattgaataaagaactttctttaataataaaaaattaaataaggatattttcttgcatgtcacaaaattaagtgataatattgaaggttgaataaaaaactttttttaataataaaaacatgaattaggatattttcttgcatgtcacaaaattaagtgataatattgaaggtcaaattatatttagaaaattcatcaaaaattttggagtttttattttttatctttttcgatttaattaataaaaacgaaaattacgcgtggcaaattgtagaccacacgttttctaaaatcctatggccttaaattagttgtagttaacaattaaatgatgagttaacaattgatcactcccctaaaacgaaaattagaaaattaaaaacaaacctATAAAATACGTAAATTATGTTTTTCGCCCCTTAAATGATGTCAAATTCCTTAGCTCGATTTGCAAGTACTATGTGAAATCATTCCAACACAAAATGTTTTCAGCATCTAACTGTTGGAACTGGTATCATTGACcgtaaagaaataattttctttatttatgtaaCTAGTCTTTAACCTTTCCGTGAGACTGCATAAAGAAGTAAATCAGCTTATATATGGGCTGATACTTTCCACACCAAAAGTTCAAATCAGCAGATACAAACAATAAAAGAAAGCTCAGTATGGGTCCACactaatttgattataaagcAAACATTTATAACATAAATTGCATACATCATACAAatagtacatattttatgttggCAAACTAAGATCCTAACTTCAGTCAATTCTATCTTAAATTAGAGTGTCACCTGCCCTAGAAATAGAATAACACAAATCAGCTAAATATCCATCAATTTTTCCTTCTGAGTTAAGTGGTTTCATGTTAATAATGAAAGAACCATGAAGCCATGGAAGGGATTCATGTTAATGAAAGAACCATGAAGCCATGGAAGGGATTCAAAACTTAAAACACTTCAGCTACTTTGCTTGCAAGGACACGGTCCCGTCTCTCAACGAACTCGAATGGGAACCATCCGGCCTCACCTTTGCATTCACCTTCGGCCCAGCCATTATTGGTCACCTGCAAAGAAACACAAGATACTAAATTTTTCCTCCTAGGTTCGGAAAATAGGAGTAGAGTTGAATACGGTAAAACAGACCTTTCGAACGACAACATAGTCACCGAGGGCTAATGTCAACTCTACACCAGACTCAGCTTGGTAGGGTTGGATGACCTTCAATATGAAGGGTGAgttcaacaacaacaaacattTAAGGTTATGATGTAGCTACATAGTGGTAGATCATACCTCGCCTAAGAAATAATCCGTGCCATCAAATGACCCATCATATGGCTTAGAGGCAGATAGATTTTCACCCTCATTATATGCAGGGGCCGGATTGCTTCTTGTATCTCGAGCTGGATTTGGAGAAACTTCAGTTTGCTGACGGGCAGACAGCATCTGCACATGTCACGATCTATAAATACTGAGTCACGTATTGTTTTATGTGATTGTGTGTGAAAGAGACATTCTCTCAGTGGGACATCACCTCCTGTTCAAGCTGATCGAGTATCTGTAGTACATGCTGATGATAACTTCGCTCGGCTTCAACCTTGGTATACAAGCATTAGGTGAGAAGTAAAAAATGCTTGTTTCTAGAAGCTAGGTTTGACAGAGTTGGCATTACCATGGCTATAAGCCGCTGGAGAGTTAACCTCTGCTGTTGGTGTTCCACAGCAGCCATTGCAGATGTTGCTTCTTTACCCAAGGTAACCATATTCGACTTCAGCTCATTAAGCTTCATTTCAGCAGCTTCTAGCTTTAACGTAATATCCGAACTATTATTTGTTTCCCTCGCCCTAGCATGGCACCTGGCAACCTCAATGGCCTGGCTAGgccaaaagaaataaaacgtTGAGATAGTCCCAATATTTTGCTTTGATGCATAGCTGGATCCCGGTATTCAAAACTGGGGCTATTGTATAGAACCTATAGTGATGTTACCTGAGCTTCAACCTCCTGTCTCACTCTATCATATCGCTGTGCAAGATGTCGGGCATCTTCTAGGGCAGATCCCACAACCATAGCCCTTAACGGCTCTGTAACCTGCAGCAAGgttaatcaaatcaaaatatacagATGGAAACAACGGAAATTACAAGAAATAGATATTGGAATAAACAAGGCAAAACATCCTTTCATCTTATGTTCTCTTCTGTGACAACTGATGTTTCATGACAAAATAACAGGATTGATATGCCGACAGGTGCTACAACAGTTTATTCAACATATTCCATCTACAAAACATTCAACGACAAACAACAACACAAAAAACGACAGGgcattaagaaaaaaaaacctgTGTTCCAAGTATTCTAAGATAACAGTCATGTTCTTTTTCCATTTGAGCGCGAGCACTACTAAAACTTAGTGCCACTTTAGAGAGAGTACTCCCACTAGTACATGTGTTCtcactagtatattttttgctaTCTTCTGACAGCTTGGTACCTGCAAGGATTAAACTCCTTAAGGAAGATTTTGCATTGCACTTAATGGAGAAACATCACTAAAGAATTCGGAGAAACCTACCAATTTCAACCTGCTTGGATCCAGTTACTATATAACCCTCTACGCCTCGAACTATGTCTCTTTGTAAATGCTGGCAAGCACCAAACAATTAGGGAGAACAAAAAACATCAATATTATTCAAATAGATgaactactactaataattaacAGAGGCAGAGGCCATCAAATGTGACTGTGCACAGGTGACATGAAGGTTAATCACCTTGGCAGCTCGAGTGGATATGTACAGCTTCTCTAACTTGTGATGCTGCTGGAGTTCAGCTTCATCAGATGCAATGTTGTCTG harbors:
- the LOC125219153 gene encoding SH3 domain-containing protein 2-like translates to MEAIRKQATKLREQVAKQQQAVLRQFSGKLNGSDNIASDEAELQQHHKLEKLYISTRAAKHLQRDIVRGVEGYIVTGSKQVEIGTKLSEDSKKYTSENTCTSGSTLSKVALSFSSARAQMEKEHDCYLRILGTQVTEPLRAMVVGSALEDARHLAQRYDRVRQEVEAQAIEVARCHARARETNNSSDITLKLEAAEMKLNELKSNMVTLGKEATSAMAAVEHQQQRLTLQRLIAMVEAERSYHQHVLQILDQLEQEMLSARQQTEVSPNPARDTRSNPAPAYNEGENLSASKPYDGSFDGTDYFLGEVIQPYQAESGVELTLALGDYVVVRKVTNNGWAEGECKGEAGWFPFEFVERRDRVLASKVAEVF